TTGTCAGCACCGTAGCCAGGCTGAAAAACTCCCTCAGGGAACCAGACAGGAGCTACTCAGAGCCCAGCATGTCATCCTCACAGGAGAGCCTCGAGAGTCAGAAAACTCACCAAAAACTAACACGAAGTGAGGACGACTTCACCATGGCCCAGGCAGGGGCTTGTTTGGAAGGTGAGGAAGCCGAAGACCCGTTTCCAGAGGAAGTGTTTCCTGCAGCTGAAGGCAAAATCCAGAGGCCACAGGACCTGAAGGTGAAGAACTCGACTCAGGGTTTGGGGTTACTGTGGGGACTGGCACCCAAAGCCTCCTCCAGTGGCTCTCTGGATGCTTCCTCTGACAGCTCCCCCGTGGCTTCTCCTTCCAGTCCCAAAAGAAATTTCTTCACCAGACATCAGTCTTtcacaaagacagagaaaagtaaGCCCAacagagagattaaaaaacattccatgtCATTCTCCTTTGCCTCTCACAAAAGAGTGCTGACCAAAACCCCCAGCTGTGTGTCTGTGAAATCCAAAGGCTTTACAAGAGACCAAGTaaagaaaggttttaaaaaagaaagccagcTTGCTGGGCGAATCATCCAGGAAAACTTGTCTGAAATCCAGGGCCAAACAGCTCTAGACTTTAGCTCCAGATCCTACAGCGTCTCAGTCGAGGATGTGTTCCAGCATGTGGATCAGAGAAGCCCTGGGAGTCCACCATCTTATGAAGAGGCCATTCGGTGCCATGCATCGGACCTCTCGGCCTATGGGGGCCAAACAGTTGGCAGCATGAGGGCTAGAATGTTCAGCCAGGACACTCAACTACCGCCTCTCCTACCTTTTCACCACGGAGGGAATTCAAGAAATATACGCAGTCAAGAACCACTTGACGGGCACAGACTATCTCCCAGGACTGAGAGTTGGAAACAGAGCAGGACTGTCCACACTTCTGTCGAAACGATAGGACAAGTGACTGTCACAGGGAGACCAGAGCTGCACCGGCTAAGAACTGTATCTGAGTCAAAACAGAAGTCTAAGCTGGACCACCTAGTGCGGCGAGGTAGTCAGCCAGTCTTTGAGGAGGACCAACTCCAGTATGCTAAAGAATCCTACATTTAGGAAGGCCGTCCAGACACCATGACATGGCTTGTGGTATCTCTGTAAATGCATGACTGTATAAAGAACTGCTTTAGACTCTGTTTTCTAAAAAGTCGAGAATAAGCTCCTTTAGAGAAGTTGTGTAGAGCCTCCTCAGAGGGGCTAGCTATGCAAGGGCACTCAGGTAGTGTCTATGTGTGCCCGAATTTGTGCAACATGTAGCAAGTGTATAAATGTACTGAAGACAAGGTGTTAGGTGCAAAGATGTCTACATGAATATGTGTGTACTTGTTTGTGAACTTGTGGTCTATGGCATTGCTGGTCTCTGCCTCCTGGGACACTTTTCTATTGGTTGGTGTTCCgaagtaatttttcttctcttttcatgtTGCCTCAAATGTCATGCCATTTTTCATATCTTCCACAAACTCCATTTAGGGGGAAATGTTTAAATCTCTGTTAGAAGTTTACTCCAGTAAGCAGCTTTGTGAAAATTACTCACCATGATAAGAAAAAGGAGCAGACTGCAAGGAATAGACTTCAGTGTCTGGAGTTATCAAAGGCATTACAAACGCCAGTAAATGAAAAGGTCATTGTTAAAACTGATGAAAAATACTTAAATGTGTCTTTTTAATCATCTCATTTTCAATTTGGACAGATGAGTAAAAATGCAGTACATCAATACTGACTAATTTAGAGCACTGTGAGTTTCTCTGTGGCTCAGTAATATCTTCTCCAACAGTGTGGAGGAAATTACTCTATATGCATTGGGGATCATATATAGAATTTCAATGTAATCTCACTACAATAAATTGCCTTCCTTGTTTCAAAGTAAAAATGTTCATTCTTTACTGATATGTTGCCTTCTCTCCCTTGATTCATAGAAACCCAGGAAAAGCACTCATACACTGGGTCattcaacaacatttattgaatatatattcattacTCTAGATTAATAGGCAGGCTGGGAGCTtgtctttagaaagaaaagaccaaTCCAGTTCTCCGGTGGTTTGCAAATCCATAAAAATGTACCTACTTGAAGCCATTTTTTCAATAGTCAATCAGAGGCCAGAAAATTTAGAATGcagggggtacctgggtagctcaggcacttaagagtctgccttcggctcaagtcatgatcccagggtcctgagattgagccccacatcaggctccctgctcagcagggagtcttcttctccctctctgtctgcccctccccccactgctcatggtctctctccatctctcaaataaagaaatgaaatcttaaaaaaagagatggtAAAAAGCAAAATTTCGTATGCAAATACAGGGTAATATAGTCAAtataatttttcctgtttttagtgAATTAAACTCTTCAGGACCTTTAGAAACCTTGTTTTTTTGATGACCAGGTTGCTCATTCACAAACATAATGGTAAAATATTTGTCATATATTAATTAGAACTTTAAGTcttaatgattaaaatatttatctagtACCTTGGAGATACTAGActtctattttccttattttatcaaCCTCTTCCATAAAACACtgtgtgtttttgatttgttcaagaaatatttttgcatTGGCCAACCACCAGATAGTGAAGGCCTATTATTCTTTTCAAAGGAGATTTATTGATAATGtggtaaaaagttaaaaatgtaaccCGGATTGCTCAAGGCAACATGCTCAGACCTCATAAtgtcattagaaatattttattaagcacGCCAAAAGTATACAAATTTCAAGAGACAGACACTCCCCTCTGACGGCTAACTTCAAAAAAGCAATCCTTTTCCAGAGTTGGACACAAATAGTAATAGTTACAATTTttagcatctactgtgtgccaagcactgttctaagtatttcAGGACTAAAACAAGCATAGCGACTTCCTACTGAGAATCAGAATTCTCATCAATAAATAACTAAGACTTGGAAGGCTCCAATCTATTCCACTTTACCACTGACCTGACCTCTGTGTGACCTAACTCAGATCACGAAACACCTGTCctaaatttccttattttaaaaaagcaggtgTGAGACTGGAGTCTTCTACCTATCACATGCAAGTAGTATAGTTGCTGGCAAAATTTATGAGCTCCTTGCAGACAAGCAAATGTCATCAATGTTGCTGTCTCTGAGTGGTGGAGGAAAAGGTGTGGTGACTACTTCAAATATTGCAGAGTGGTCTTCCTACATCTCTCCATGCGGTCCACTGGCTTTTAGGGTTGCCCAGCCTGCTTGCCAAGCCCATCAGTTGgctagggctaccataacaaaatgccacagacaaATAACGTAAGCTATAGAAATATTGtgtcacagtgctggaggctagGACTGAACTCGAGGCATCAGCAGGTTGGTCCCTTATGAGGGCTACAAGGGAAGGATCTGGTCCAGGCTTCTCTCCTTTGCTGGAACACAGCCATCACTCTGGGTCTCTACACTGTCTTCCCTCCATGTGTATCTATCCCCAAATTTCCCTTTCTTGAGGGACACCACCAGTCATAATGGATTAGGGCTCTAGTGATCCATTTTACCTCtttatagtcacattctgagatactatGAGTTAtgacttcaacaaatgaatgaggggtggggaaggacacaGTTCAACCCTTACACCAAGTTTCAGAGAATAGTACTTCATGAGACCGTCATTATACTTCACCATAACCAGAGGACCCAAGCTTATGGTAAGATTTGGATATTAAATGATGCTCTAAGGAGCGCAcatgatgggatgagcactgggtgttacacgcaaccgatgaatcattgaacactacatctaaaactaataattggctaattgaattaaattcttaaaaaataacgCTCTAGTGAAAGACCCAGGAACACCAGAGTCCTATCCTCCATGGACCCCTTAAGGGCCACACAACTGCAAATGCGACAATCACAAGTGTGCCTGACACCCCAATGAGAGATGTAGGGTAACATCAGTTTGGAAGTCAAGGGCTAAGTAGGGGTTTCAACCTAAATGCAGGTCTGATCTCTAGTCTGTGAGCCACTGGGCCTCCCCAGCATCCATGCATTACCTTCCTGGGCCTAGTTTAAAAGGGACCCTGGCCCTCTTACCAAATGAAAGATGAGGAAGCATGTACAGGTAATGTGCCCACTGGGAAATACCAGCATTCACTGCCTTGGAATCTGACTGAACAGACTAGAATTTCTTCCTCTTAGGGAAGATAGGGAATTTTCTCTCCTCCtataaagagggagagaaatagatTGCCATATGCCATTGCCATCCTCCCACATGATGCACTGTGATTACCTGTGAAGACACGCTGTgttcacccccaccccaacaccacCCACGATGTGGTCCAGAATGTTGACTTGTGGATGTTAACCAAGGTTGGGTGCTTATGCTGGAGCTCAGCCAAACTGCAATCATCTCAGAGTCTAGCAAATACAATACTTGTGTCACATGGGGTCCCCAAGCAGGTGAAGTAGCAGCCACGGCTTGTGTGCtagtcaaataaataatacttgGTGGCCACAGTGCCACCCATGATCATTGATGAGAACGTCCGAGGGCAATAAACACTATTTACCCTGATGCACTATTAAAGGAATAAATTCTAGCTGCATTTTCCTGATTGAGATCTCACTGGAAGGACCGCCAGTACATGCCTTCCTCTTGAAGGGTCAAGCAGAGAGAAATCCACATCAGATGAGATCTCAcatattttgagtttcttttttaattgaattatgtAAGATCTTAACTCTTTATCTGCGAAGGGAGAGGAATAAGCTATAAACATTTTGCTAGAGATAGAAGTGAATCACTTTTTGGGGGCCATATTTCAAATCTGGACTAAGATTCTGCATCTTGTCTACTCCAGAGTACAAATTAAATGTGATGGAGGAAAAATCAGTGGGATTAAGTGCTGCCCTCCTCCTATTAATAGACTACAAAGAGGGGCCCCGGGAGACAAACAAACCTGCAGAGTGCAAAGTCTTGccagaaaaaggaaatgcagaatgATACCATCtctgcaggaaaggaaagacacAGTGTTGGCACTAGAGGATATGACCCAATTCACAGGGCCTGAGTCCACACCCCAAACGGCCTACAAGGACCAGGTACTAAActtgtctgagcctcagtttcttcatctgtaaaataaggataatggcAACACATCAGTTGTGGGAGGCACACAATAGAAAACTGAGATAACCCCTTAAACAAGATGGGGGTTGTGTTCTCCATTAAATGAAGAACAGACAGGCAGTGCAGGGCTGGCAGTTCCAGGacatcccagggccccgggctcCTTCACGCCAGGGTCAGCTTCACGAGCATGGGACCTGTGCTGTCTCACTGAGCCCCACGCTGAGAAGGACCCAGCACTGGGGTTAACGCTCTGCTGCTGGCATTTTCTCATTATTAGTAACTGTTGAACAAGGGCCCCTCACTTTCATTTTGTGCTGCCCCCTGCAAATTAGGTAGCTCGTCTTATTCACACTCCGTGGCCTTCCATCATTTCCGTATGCAAGAACCTCCTTCTCCAGCCTTGACCTCCAAATTCCAGGCAGGGATGTTCTGCTCAGTAACTTCTACCTACATCCCAGCAGCCAGAAATTATTCCCATGGCTACACTTACCCACAGAGGAGTCTAGGAAATAGTCTCTCATAGGCATATTGCCTTTCCCAACAAAATCAGTAGGAGTGGGAACTATTAGCCCTTgacacaaaaatcaaataaaagagATCATGGATATGGTACAACACATACTAATTTAATAATAGAAAGGATAAAGCACAGATTATTTAGTATAAtgaaacaactgaaaatgttGAATATGATTAGGGATAATATAAAGACAAGGCAGATAATAATTTTGGAGTATTCCAATCATTCATATGCACGTTGTGAGAATTCTATAATTATATGagtagttttaaataaaataaattactaacAAATATGAATTGACCTCCTAAAACTTAAAACGTACTGCACTTATGTACAGAATTCACAACCTAGAAGAAGAATACGAAAGCACTAAAGGCAAAGCTGCATTCCACGTGAGAAATAACATCAAGTGCTATAGTAGAAATGAATAATTGCTTCGTGGTCCAATTAATTTTAGGAAAGGTGCTTCCTATGTGAAACTCCAGAGTCAGTAACAAAAGATTTCAGCCAAGTgtatgacatttaaaataatcatgaggggcacctgggtggctcagtcagttaagcatctaaattgagctcaagccatgatctcagggtcctggaatccagcccccaaactgggctctctgctcagcaggtagtctgcttctccctctgcccctgcctcccactcatgctctctctctctctaataaataaaatatttttagaataggggcacctgggtggcacagcggttaagcatctgccttcggctcagggcgtgatcccggcgttctgggatcgagccccacatcaggctcctctgctatgagcctgcttcttcctctcccactccccctgcttgtgttccctctctcgctggctgtctctgtctctgtcaaataaaaataaataaaatctttaaaaaaaaaatatttttagaataaataaataaataatcatgagAAACTCCAGGAAGGCATGCATTTATGTGATCAGAGCACATCACTATTTAGAAGGAAGTAGGcgatttcttttttccattcttgtcAAAAAAGGCATTTCCCTATCCAAAATGGTTTTGGAAAAGACAAAGTACTACATAAGATAACTGCTAATATGTGgatgttcatcttttcaaaacaACACTTACATCTTGTTACTTTCCTAACCAGAGATCTCCAATggcttcttcttttaaaaagattatttacttattttagagagagagagagcctgtgtgagtggggggaggggcaaagggagagaatctcaagcagactccccattgattgcggagcccaactcagggcttgatcccacaacacatgagatcgtgacctgag
The DNA window shown above is from Ursus arctos isolate Adak ecotype North America unplaced genomic scaffold, UrsArc2.0 scaffold_13, whole genome shotgun sequence and carries:
- the TAGAP gene encoding T-cell activation Rho GTPase-activating protein, with product MKLISSCNASKTLNANNMETLIECQSEDDIKEHPLLASCESEDNICQLTEIKKRKKVLSWPFLMRRLSAVSDFSGASEPELKTSLFDQPLSIICGEDDTLPRPIQDILTILCLKGPSTEGIFRKAANEKARKELKEELNSGGMVDLKSLPVHLLAAVFKDFLRSIPQKLLSCDLFEEWMDALERQTEEDKIEALKQVADKLPRPNLLLLKHLVSVLYLISKNSDVNKMDASNLAICVGPNVLTRENDQHLSLEAQKDLNNKVKTVVEFLIDNCLEIFGENIPAHSSTASDDSLEHTDSSDMSTLQNDSAYDSNDPDVESSGATGSPNRQPQMPLEMAACWEPRGPQLAWELSPEPIVSTVARLKNSLREPDRSYSEPSMSSSQESLESQKTHQKLTRSEDDFTMAQAGACLEGEEAEDPFPEEVFPAAEGKIQRPQDLKVKNSTQGLGLLWGLAPKASSSGSLDASSDSSPVASPSSPKRNFFTRHQSFTKTEKSKPNREIKKHSMSFSFASHKRVLTKTPSCVSVKSKGFTRDQVKKGFKKESQLAGRIIQENLSEIQGQTALDFSSRSYSVSVEDVFQHVDQRSPGSPPSYEEAIRCHASDLSAYGGQTVGSMRARMFSQDTQLPPLLPFHHGGNSRNIRSQEPLDGHRLSPRTESWKQSRTVHTSVETIGQVTVTGRPELHRLRTVSESKQKSKLDHLVRRGSQPVFEEDQLQYAKESYI